In the Oncorhynchus keta strain PuntledgeMale-10-30-2019 chromosome 14, Oket_V2, whole genome shotgun sequence genome, one interval contains:
- the LOC118393049 gene encoding phosphatidylinositol 4-phosphate 5-kinase-like protein 1 isoform X1: protein MEKRNVQRYSGTTRRRRWWGLRRRWRMLGLFEINQEHEFYSFTCLMKEGLHAALQTSIDTPGPVSKTIDELSAEHYKSEQTQVHKDYEMQTFAGLVFSSLRYSLDINEEEYKRSLSSDSCYLQFMSNSKSKADFFLTNDKRFFLKTQNKQEVKFLLSNLMAYMDHLEKYPHSLLVRFLGLHSIQVPNETKKYFIVMQSVFYPDERIDTRYDIKGCEVGRWTDPASTGSPVKILKDNNFEGKHIILDQKSSWLVEQVEIDTAFLRSLNVLDYSILLAHQPLHKDELDGKHSFSNLIVRTEKSMAQDCPTEEDHPTSPLLGGDSFRLASDTIDSGPDHVQDTGEHSGHSIHCQEIKLPSVNSTDAELHEFHAHHRRLLPNFKNSVHVIDGPELRYFVGIVDIFTVYGLKKRLENLWKSVRFPGRAFSTVSPATYSQRFCRWVKDHTK, encoded by the exons atggagAAGAGGAACGTTCAGCGTTACTCTGGGACAACAAGGCGGAGGCGGTGGTGGGGTCTGAGGAGGCGCTGGAGAATGTTAGGCCTGTTTGAAATCAACCAGGAACATGAGTTCTACAGCTTCACCTGTCTTATGAAAGAGGGGCTGCATGCTGCCCTACAGACCAGCATCGacacaccaggacctgtcagtaAAACTATA GATGAACTTTCTGCTGAACATTACAAATCGGAGCAGACTCAAGTCCACAAG GACTATGAGATGCAGACATTTGCAGGACTGGTGTTTTCCAGCTTGCGGTACTCCCTGGACATAAATGAGGAGGAGTACAAGAGATCCCTCTCTTCAGACAGCTGCTATCTACAGTTCATGAGCAACTCCAAGAGCAAGGCTGACTTCTTCCTCAC GAATGACAAGAGGTTCTTCCTAAAGACACAGAATAAGCAGGAGGTGAAGTTTCTTCTTTCCAACCTGATGGCATATATGGATCACTTGGAGAAATACCCCCACTCGTTGTTGGTCAGGTTCCTGG GTCTCCATAGTATCCAAGTACCAAATGAAACAAAG AAGTATTTCATTGTGATGCAGAGTGTGTTTTACCCGGACGAGAGGATTGATACAAG ATATGACATTAAGGGCTGTGAGGTGGGTAGGTGGACTGACCCTGCATCTACTGGAAGCCCAGTTAAGATTCTGAAGGATAACAACTTTGAAGGAAAGCACATCATTCTGG ATCAGAAGAGCTCCTGGCTTGTGGAACAGGTTGAAATAGACACAGCTTTCCTCCGTAGCCTCAATGTGCTTGACTACAGCATTCTGCTGGCCCATCAACCCTTGCACAAAGATGAGCTGGACGGGAAGCACTCCTTTAGTAACCTTATTGTGCGCACTGAAAA GTCCATGGCCCAAGACTGTCCCACAGAGGAAGATCATCCCACTAGTCCATTGTTGGGGGGAGACTCTTTTCGACTGGCATCAGATACAATAGACAGTGGGCCAGACCATGTCCAGGACACAGGGGAGCACTCTGGCCATTCAATCCACTGCCAGGAGATAAAACTGCCCTCTGTAAACAGTACAGATGCAGAACTCCATGAGTTCCATGCTCATCACCGTAGGCTGCTGCCTAATTTCAAGAACTCCGTGCATGTCATAGATGGGCCAGAGCTGCGCTACTTTGTGGGTATTGTAGACATTTTTACTGTGTACGGTTTGAAGAAAAGGCTGGAGAACCTGTGGAAGAGTGTGCGCTTCCCTGGCAGAGCCTTCTCCACTGTCAGCCCAGCTACCTACTCCCAGAGGTTCTGCCGGTGGGTAAAGGACCACACCAAGTAA
- the LOC118393049 gene encoding phosphatidylinositol 4-phosphate 5-kinase-like protein 1 isoform X2, whose product MEKRNVQRYSGTTRRRRWWGLRRRWRMLGLFEINQEHEFYSFTCLMKEGLHAALQTSIDTPGPDELSAEHYKSEQTQVHKDYEMQTFAGLVFSSLRYSLDINEEEYKRSLSSDSCYLQFMSNSKSKADFFLTNDKRFFLKTQNKQEVKFLLSNLMAYMDHLEKYPHSLLVRFLGLHSIQVPNETKKYFIVMQSVFYPDERIDTRYDIKGCEVGRWTDPASTGSPVKILKDNNFEGKHIILDQKSSWLVEQVEIDTAFLRSLNVLDYSILLAHQPLHKDELDGKHSFSNLIVRTEKSMAQDCPTEEDHPTSPLLGGDSFRLASDTIDSGPDHVQDTGEHSGHSIHCQEIKLPSVNSTDAELHEFHAHHRRLLPNFKNSVHVIDGPELRYFVGIVDIFTVYGLKKRLENLWKSVRFPGRAFSTVSPATYSQRFCRWVKDHTK is encoded by the exons atggagAAGAGGAACGTTCAGCGTTACTCTGGGACAACAAGGCGGAGGCGGTGGTGGGGTCTGAGGAGGCGCTGGAGAATGTTAGGCCTGTTTGAAATCAACCAGGAACATGAGTTCTACAGCTTCACCTGTCTTATGAAAGAGGGGCTGCATGCTGCCCTACAGACCAGCATCGacacaccaggacct GATGAACTTTCTGCTGAACATTACAAATCGGAGCAGACTCAAGTCCACAAG GACTATGAGATGCAGACATTTGCAGGACTGGTGTTTTCCAGCTTGCGGTACTCCCTGGACATAAATGAGGAGGAGTACAAGAGATCCCTCTCTTCAGACAGCTGCTATCTACAGTTCATGAGCAACTCCAAGAGCAAGGCTGACTTCTTCCTCAC GAATGACAAGAGGTTCTTCCTAAAGACACAGAATAAGCAGGAGGTGAAGTTTCTTCTTTCCAACCTGATGGCATATATGGATCACTTGGAGAAATACCCCCACTCGTTGTTGGTCAGGTTCCTGG GTCTCCATAGTATCCAAGTACCAAATGAAACAAAG AAGTATTTCATTGTGATGCAGAGTGTGTTTTACCCGGACGAGAGGATTGATACAAG ATATGACATTAAGGGCTGTGAGGTGGGTAGGTGGACTGACCCTGCATCTACTGGAAGCCCAGTTAAGATTCTGAAGGATAACAACTTTGAAGGAAAGCACATCATTCTGG ATCAGAAGAGCTCCTGGCTTGTGGAACAGGTTGAAATAGACACAGCTTTCCTCCGTAGCCTCAATGTGCTTGACTACAGCATTCTGCTGGCCCATCAACCCTTGCACAAAGATGAGCTGGACGGGAAGCACTCCTTTAGTAACCTTATTGTGCGCACTGAAAA GTCCATGGCCCAAGACTGTCCCACAGAGGAAGATCATCCCACTAGTCCATTGTTGGGGGGAGACTCTTTTCGACTGGCATCAGATACAATAGACAGTGGGCCAGACCATGTCCAGGACACAGGGGAGCACTCTGGCCATTCAATCCACTGCCAGGAGATAAAACTGCCCTCTGTAAACAGTACAGATGCAGAACTCCATGAGTTCCATGCTCATCACCGTAGGCTGCTGCCTAATTTCAAGAACTCCGTGCATGTCATAGATGGGCCAGAGCTGCGCTACTTTGTGGGTATTGTAGACATTTTTACTGTGTACGGTTTGAAGAAAAGGCTGGAGAACCTGTGGAAGAGTGTGCGCTTCCCTGGCAGAGCCTTCTCCACTGTCAGCCCAGCTACCTACTCCCAGAGGTTCTGCCGGTGGGTAAAGGACCACACCAAGTAA
- the LOC118393049 gene encoding phosphatidylinositol 4-phosphate 5-kinase-like protein 1 isoform X3: MQTFAGLVFSSLRYSLDINEEEYKRSLSSDSCYLQFMSNSKSKADFFLTNDKRFFLKTQNKQEVKFLLSNLMAYMDHLEKYPHSLLVRFLGLHSIQVPNETKKYFIVMQSVFYPDERIDTRYDIKGCEVGRWTDPASTGSPVKILKDNNFEGKHIILDQKSSWLVEQVEIDTAFLRSLNVLDYSILLAHQPLHKDELDGKHSFSNLIVRTEKSMAQDCPTEEDHPTSPLLGGDSFRLASDTIDSGPDHVQDTGEHSGHSIHCQEIKLPSVNSTDAELHEFHAHHRRLLPNFKNSVHVIDGPELRYFVGIVDIFTVYGLKKRLENLWKSVRFPGRAFSTVSPATYSQRFCRWVKDHTK; this comes from the exons ATGCAGACATTTGCAGGACTGGTGTTTTCCAGCTTGCGGTACTCCCTGGACATAAATGAGGAGGAGTACAAGAGATCCCTCTCTTCAGACAGCTGCTATCTACAGTTCATGAGCAACTCCAAGAGCAAGGCTGACTTCTTCCTCAC GAATGACAAGAGGTTCTTCCTAAAGACACAGAATAAGCAGGAGGTGAAGTTTCTTCTTTCCAACCTGATGGCATATATGGATCACTTGGAGAAATACCCCCACTCGTTGTTGGTCAGGTTCCTGG GTCTCCATAGTATCCAAGTACCAAATGAAACAAAG AAGTATTTCATTGTGATGCAGAGTGTGTTTTACCCGGACGAGAGGATTGATACAAG ATATGACATTAAGGGCTGTGAGGTGGGTAGGTGGACTGACCCTGCATCTACTGGAAGCCCAGTTAAGATTCTGAAGGATAACAACTTTGAAGGAAAGCACATCATTCTGG ATCAGAAGAGCTCCTGGCTTGTGGAACAGGTTGAAATAGACACAGCTTTCCTCCGTAGCCTCAATGTGCTTGACTACAGCATTCTGCTGGCCCATCAACCCTTGCACAAAGATGAGCTGGACGGGAAGCACTCCTTTAGTAACCTTATTGTGCGCACTGAAAA GTCCATGGCCCAAGACTGTCCCACAGAGGAAGATCATCCCACTAGTCCATTGTTGGGGGGAGACTCTTTTCGACTGGCATCAGATACAATAGACAGTGGGCCAGACCATGTCCAGGACACAGGGGAGCACTCTGGCCATTCAATCCACTGCCAGGAGATAAAACTGCCCTCTGTAAACAGTACAGATGCAGAACTCCATGAGTTCCATGCTCATCACCGTAGGCTGCTGCCTAATTTCAAGAACTCCGTGCATGTCATAGATGGGCCAGAGCTGCGCTACTTTGTGGGTATTGTAGACATTTTTACTGTGTACGGTTTGAAGAAAAGGCTGGAGAACCTGTGGAAGAGTGTGCGCTTCCCTGGCAGAGCCTTCTCCACTGTCAGCCCAGCTACCTACTCCCAGAGGTTCTGCCGGTGGGTAAAGGACCACACCAAGTAA